From Scatophagus argus isolate fScaArg1 chromosome 2, fScaArg1.pri, whole genome shotgun sequence:
ATGATCTGTTGATGACACAAATCCCAGAAGATGGAGATGAAGGGTCAGGTGGAGGCTCCAGCCACCCAGTGTTGGTACGTGGTGTTTCAAGACTTACATTAGTCATTAGTTAATTCTGATGACAGTGTAGTTGGAGATAATTAGTGAGTCTCTTTTCTTGCATGGGGCGCAAACAGGATTTGCCCCCTTGCCACCCAAACAAGCCAGGAAGAAGACCAAGTAATGGAAATCCATGGGGACCCATGAGAGGGAATGGCTGCCGGCCAGAGAGACCTGGGTTTCCCATTAGGGGCAAAAGACAGGTATTTACTATAGGTCtgagaaataattttaaaacctttttttttcctttttttttcttttttttttaaagaaaaggaagcTGTTTTGATTTTAGGAGAAATTATGTGCTGTAATTATTTTGTGGAAAGTCAGGCATAGTGAAGTCTTGTTTTCTCAGTGAGGTTTGACAGGCAACCAGCATACTGGCCAGATGCTTAAACTGTTGTTCATCAATCAGTTTACGTCATACAAGTCCATATAAAGCCACAAATTGTTGTTTATACATTCCTGTCTGTGCAGGCATTTGACAGATGAATCAATGAACTGTGAAGGTATTGAGATGTATTTTCTAACTTTGGCTTAGCTTGGTATAAAACTTTAAGACAGCTGTTTAACAGTAGCGGTTAAAAACAACTTTGTGAGAGCCAGAAAGCCTAAATATGCATAACGCTATCTACAGGTGAGCAGTCACAAAAATAACACTCATCTATCCTACAAGAGAATAAGAAGGttataataaaatgtttgtaacAGAATACAAACTTATATACGACAAaacctgacaaagagaaaaaaagagaacctcaaaatgaataaaactggctcctgtgaaaaataaataaataagaggcGCTTTCATTTATAAGAATGAAGGCAGTTGGAAAAAAGTACAGTTGGAATGAAGAACATttgtttactttactttgttaTTTGTTACACTAAACCATAGGCAAAATCACTCTGTGGCACCGTATTTCACTTtggaaaggaaacaaacacacttccCAAAATTTCACAAGGACAGTTTTGCTGGGTAAACAGCACCTTATCTGTGTTTCACACAGGTTCCTGGTGTCATGCCAAGAGGCCCTCGCTTTGGGCCCAGCCGGCCTTTTGGGAGACCTGTAGGACCTCCAAGAGGCGATGGGTTGCCCTTCAGTATGAACCCCAGTTCAGTGGTAAGATCACATTGAAATGCAGTGATACTAGGCTTATAGCTgtatttacatgaaaaacagagaacaaaagtgTAACCTCTGCAATTAAATTTTGTAGTTTATTGTCCTTTATTTTCCAGGGACAAAGGACGCTgaatgagggttttttttgtaatacTTTGGATACATAGGATACTTATTTAAGAAACTATTTATGATGCAAAGCCTTTATAATATAGTTCTGTAGTAAATCTACAGCTGGCAGCTTCTGATCCACCTCTTCATTTTTGTATAAATTTtataaatttatataaaaataaatatttattttatttatttttgtcacaatattgtgtaaatattttatgttgttaaagtatgatgacattttatatacaatcacatctcttttgttttaggtTTTTTCACCTATTTTCAAGGTAGGACCACTTTCATCtcacagattttaatttttgttttaacacactctgatgtatttatttattttctttctaattGTTTTTTCAGGTTGACAATGTGACATTTTCGGTAagattgtgaaaaataaatacaatagtGTGCGTTTGTATCTTTGACAGAGCAGTGCCTTCACCGAATATTACTGTTTTTGAACCGTGTTGCTTTCATCCACAGAATGTCACCAGTGTAACCCTGACAGAGGTAaaatatacatgcatacatccatacatacatatacatacaagcacacatatatatgatatcattttattgtattttaatgtttattaagGAACTATTCACCTGTATTGTATCGGTGTAAATTCTAACATTTTAAGAATTGTCATGATTCCATTGACCCTTGGTGTGAAATCTTGCAGGGAGAGAACGTATTTATGATGTCAAAGGTACGTGACTGAAGAATCAATGTTTAAATATAGCATTTAATTCAAAGTTAAAAAATCAGAAGAAGGCCATGAAAGATCAACGAGTACTAATGACTGACAATTTGGCAATCTGTCTATAGAGTGGTGGAAGcggacatcatcatcatcatcatcgtcatcatcatcatgcgGTATTAAAACTAATTTAATTCACAACTGAAGGAttagaagaaagacaaaacttatatttattattaatgaatACTAATGATCAGTCAGTTTTCCCAAAGCAGCATGGTAGAGGACATCATTGTTACATATTATAAGAAGTAATTTAACTCTTTGTAGTAATTATTACGGTATCACAGTTtgacttttactgttttttctCGTTTTACAGGGAGGAAAGCACGGGCCTTCAGGGAACATGGTATGCTGGCTGTTTGGTCAAGCTTTAagttaagaaaaaaagcactttaATATCTACTCTGTAATATGGTTTGAATGTTTGATTTGATCTTAACTTCAGTGTggttttttgtttctcatcacCTCAATTTCAGCAATATGTGAAGCTGATCTACAACGCCACACGGCCGGTAATCCCCTTGCCAGCTAGAGACTGAACATGATGTCTCTGTTTACTTTACCTTTTATGTTATCTGTCCTCAGTAATAATCATAATTTGTCTTTTCCCATTTGCAGAACGAAGTCTCTGTTGAGTATGGGGTTTTGAATTGTGTAAGTACAGACAGTTTGTAAGCATAAAGCACTATGTATGTATAtgattcagttttgttttgttttttgttttgtttttttgtttttttttgtacttgtcattaaaatgtgaaactttTACTTCCCGTCCCCAGACTGAAGCAGCCTTTCCCAAAGGCTCTTTGTCGGTATGTGCAGTTctttaattaaaagtaaatgtgcCTGTCATAGACCTACTCTTTGCTTTGATACAGAACAGACATATTATGGACATTATTTGAAATGTGAGATTCTCTGACAGTTTCTGTAAGTTGAGTTGGGGCTAATTTGAACAACTTTCTTATTTTCAAGATGAAGCTCTGGGATATTTTTGGAGTGGACAACAACAGAGAATAACTAACAACTGTAACTGGTGAGGGTGATAGTGGAGTGATACTGATTATGTTTAATTTCATAATTATCAGTTTGCGGGCTGCTGCTGACTAATTTCTGTCTCACACTTTTCTTAGGAAGAAACCACCAGCTACAAGTTTTATCAACAAACAAAGATTATTTCTTTCCTGTGGTATATTCTTGAAAATCACTCCTGTAATTTGGCATTTTCCTATAAAAGCTTAACAAAGTACCACAATAAAATCCTTAAGCAAATGACTTTGGCAAAGTTTTTTATTTGGCAGTTTGTGAAAGCGAGGGACAGATTTCTGAAATGAGAAAGACAGTTTCAGTgtgatacaaaataaaatgagtacAAATAAGCTGCAAGACTCGCACACTCCAGTACGTTTTGCAGAAGAACAAGCGACTGTAGGCAAACACACCAAATTTAATTTTTGCCAGATCATCTTGTTGCTATTTCCCATGTGAGATCTAAGGCTCAAACAGGAAGGGGAAGTTGGAATGACCCTGGAGAAACATAGAAAAAATTATGTTGAAATATTCAGAATCAAGTTCACAATTAAAGGTTGAGTGTCACTGCATGAATCGTACCTCATCAATCCCTGGGCCAGATGCGTCACCGCGAGGATCAGGAGGAACTGTAGTGGACTCTTTCTGTGTTCCCAGTGGCCAGTTCTGTTATAGACAGATGGTTACAAAAGCAATTACACTTAACTGGTGCACGTGTCtcttcttgatttttttttttttgtttcggtgaaacaataaaacattaagtTATGTAGCATActcactttttctgtttgtaccTTGGGCTGGGAAGACTGCTGAAATGGGAAGAGATGCAGGAAAATTATCTTACATAAAATGTTATAAAGTAAATACATATATTAGGTATTTACatgattcatttaaatttaaagacaATAACTGCTTCAGCTGTGGTCCTCAGACAGATAGCcgtgacaaacagacagacaacaacaacaacaacaatgacaaaacacTCAATATAACACAATAGCAAAAACACAGGAGCATATGCAAATAAACCACACCTCCTCCATCTGAAGCATCAGCTGCACAACACTAACAAGCAGTAAATtagattagatagatagatagaaggGCCCAAAGAAACTCACCATTAACAATGTCAGTGAGCAATAAAAATTCTAAGCTGCAAGACGAATCATTTAGCAGTGCAGATATTTTAGAGTTACTTAACATTGAGATGAGGACTGAGGTGACGTGATTTCTGCAGTTCAACACTAAGCCCCACAGACAGTGTGTGGTCAGTAAAGCAGACAGTCTACATTGCATCACAGTCACCGCACATGATTCAACATCAGCTGTGTTATTATCAATAAGTCTTGTCTTTAGTCATCACAGTCTGCACAGCATTGGTTCTTGACTTCAACATGGCAAAAGGGaagctgctttttgtttctttgtataGTGGTTGTGTTGCCAACAGTTTTACACTGGTTTCTTTAAAGCATCTTCATTCAGCCACTGTATTCTTTAAGAATACAATCATATTTCGTGATAAATCAGCACAGAGAAACTGGGATCATCTTGTCTTTACTTAGAGTCATCTTGCATTACTCACCTGCAGGGGGAGCTGTGGTCTCTGTGTGGTTCTTTCCAGGGTTTGCTGCCCATTGTTGGGCTGCAGCACCGCAGTGTTCCTCTGCTGGGGATAGCCATAAGGAGGCATGAAGTAAGGGAAACCCTGTGGATGATTGAATCTGTTAAAATCTGCAGTGAGCCTCTGAATAAAGATGAGGTTTGCGCACAGTTCAATATGCTTTACTGCATACCTGCTGCCTGGGAAACTGAGGAAATCCAAAAGACGGATACTGGAATTGTGGAAACATCTAAGGGAAATTCAAAACAATTTCTAATTTTTCCACATGACTGTGAGGCGCTTTGCAGGAGCTGAAGTGATAACACAAAGTAAGGGAACAAGCCTGTCATTGTATCTCCATGCTGATTCGTTACCTGAACAGGGCCCTGCTGAGGGACATTAGGAACATTGGGGTCCTGTGGAGGCCCAAGCTGCTCTTGCTGGCCGTTAGGGACGAGCACAGGCGTTAGCTGGTTACCCTGGGTGGGGAGAAATATCTGGGGCCCCTGGGGATTGAAGGGCCCTGTCATCTGAGGATTCAAGTTCACCACCTGTGGAGTGAGCAAAacctcaggctgctgctgctgcagcacataCTGGGGTAGAATCGAAGAAGCCTGGAGTAGAAGGAATTCGGTTCAGTTCCCATACTGATTTTTCAGTTCATACATATAAAGCTTTTTATTCTGATAAAACTGCATAACATATTAGTGCTAAACAGAGATATTGACATATTGTGATAAAGTTCCAGTACCTGTGTTTGTCCGAGAGCTGCAAGAGTTAGTCCATTCAGTCTTAGgatctgaacacacaaaaggGTTGCATTAAACTCCGTAATATTCCTAAATGAGGTATTTAACTTTGCAACTGACAAACATAAAAGCTTAAACAATTGTTTTTACCTCATTGCTGTTGCTTGCAAGAATTCCAATCTGCacctgtgaaacaaagaaaaatcatactaaataaaaaaaaaatgaaaaaaataactgtaaaataatattttatctCCACTGAGGTATGagaaatatatgtatgtaagaGAGAAGTTTTAACTTACTGGAAGAGCAAAACTTGTTCTGAGTATACAGACCAACACAAGGGCAGCCTGGAGCTTCATGATGTCCAACAGTCTGCAAAAACATCCatgaattcatttgaaaatccTACGATACATTTTAccaagacagaaagaaaaccttCGGTGAAGCATTGAGCGATACAAAATCGTTTTACCGTTTCTCTGGAtctgctttcactgtgtgttctgtgtgccTGCTTCCTCACCTTGTCCTTATCCTTTTTAAATCCTGTCCATGTGAGCTGTTATAGTCCAGTGCCAACCCCTCCAGACAATGTGTGGTCAGTGTGATAGACATTTCTCATGGCATCAGACTCAGACACTTACAACACAGAGCAGTTAAGTATGTCATTAAGCGTAAGTCATGTCTCTAAACATCATGACATGGTCTGCGTAAAGTTGTGAACAAGCCTCTAAAcaatcagaatttaaaaattGTATGTGCGTTCCACCTGCATTACCATTACATACCAGCATCTTGTTGAGTGTTTTGCTTTCATGGGCCAGAACTAGATGACTTTGAGATTAGGGGACCAATGTACACAATGCACTCTTCATATGGTCTCTTGGGtaaatttttttgtgttcatgttaaaGGGTGGCTCTTCTGTGTGTAATTACAGATGGTAAGACAAACAGGATTTTTGGCAAAgtcatgagaaaaataaaggaaaacaagatCTTGAAGGTTATGATCAGACATTTGTCAGAAATTGCTCATCATGAGGCGGCTGATGTTGGCATCTAATTGACAAATCATGGCTGTTAATTCTTGGCAGAGTTAGGATTAATGTtggagggttagggttagggggttagacacaacaacaaattggtaaactgtatatttttgtgAGTGTCTGGAGACACTGGACTCATCATGCACAGTCTTCATTGAGCAGACTGACTTCAGAAAGGTGGTCTCAGGCATGCTGGATACACCATCTCTCTGCTGAAAGTCATCAAGGACACTGGTGAACAGTAAGGCTTTCATCCACTGGGTCAGTGAGTGGCGTGAAGTGGTGAAGTGTGACAGACTATTCCCACATAAACATCCAGAGAATCATATGCAGAACCCAATGGCTTCCCAAGAGACATCATGCAGACAATCAGTGGTTCCTTAGTGGATATATACTTAAGTCAAGGGAGCAAAAGTTTTCACGAATTCCATCAAATTACATAACAGCACTACAGGCAAGCTTTAACAGAACAGCTATCCTCAGAGAAGAACCCGGGAAGACCTGACTTACTCATGGATATGGGcctcatttatttctgtgaaaGTTGCTGAGTGGTTACATGATGCTAAAAATGTTTACCTTCCTGGGTATAAAATTACAGCTGCTTCCTTCACAGTGTAACCCtatgggggaaaaaagtctTTTTGGACATTGTAATTACACTCCAGTATGTCTAAATGTCTTCAAGCTGCCCTTCCTGCTTCCCAGGGGCCCACAGACACATGTCCAAATTGTCTTCTATGCTTGTTTGATTCCTTCAAATGTTTTTGATGCAACCAATCCACTTTTGATGTTGTGATGtattttgctctctctcttgaattttgttttaattggaaaTAAAACTTGTGTTTAAACCTGAAATGTAGACTGTTTGATGTCTTTTACTGGACATATTTTAACTTGTCAGAGCAGGAATAGCTCAGGTGTTGCTAATCACATTAATGATGGTTCTGCTCTAATTAGTGAAACCCAGAAAAGCTTTATTTGCTTTgcatcttgatttttttttcttttttattcttcatgCAACAGTGTGGTTTCATGTTGTCTTCCTGCGTGTGTTTTTATGCTGATTATCCTTTAGATCACTGCAGAGATCCATTGCAATGattcagtgcaacagtgtgaaATCAGAGAGCTCAACTACATAACatttaatgttaaaacatttttattggacAGTTGACATACACAGTACCATCAGTTTTCTACTGGGATTCATTCTGAGTTAGTTTCAAaataacataacacacaaaGCATCCACGATGATTGACAAAATCATGCAAGATGAGTTTTATTATCACTATGatcatttttgcttgtttgattaaaagctgtttttaacaGCATCATCTTAGTTGTCTTCAGGACGTCCTTCTTTGTCGCAGGAAGTGGTTGTCATTGTTTCAGTAGGAGCTGGGATCTGAGGAAATGAAGAGGGAGCAGTTGATTATAAGACCTCACACAGACGGTGTGGATGTTTGAAATTCTGTCCAcctgaatttgtttatttgatagTAAATCACCTTACCTGAGTATCCACAGTGCTCTTAAAgctgttgttctgtttcataGTCTGACGCTGGAGAGTCAAGGAATGACAATTACTCACTGTAGCTTTCATTTGAATTTACATATGGTAGACATAAATGCGGTTTGCTTGGTTCCTACCCTGAATCTTCTCAGTGTAtcaggctgcagaggaagctgctgtTGCACGCCGCCCCCTGTGATCCCCTAAACAAAGCCAGCGAGATCTAGTTACTCTATGATCTGTTAGATTTCTACAAACCCATGATTTAGTGTGTTGAGCACTGAAAATCAGTGATGGAGGTGGGAGATTACCGCCTGAGGTTGCTGAGGAAGAGTCAGTGGTGCCGTTTGAGGGACTCCCATGTAAGGAAGCTGTCagtacacaaaaaaagacaaatatcaatgtattgttttgttttcatgggaTGTCTGGGAAGTCTGACACAACATCAAGTGAGTTTTGAGTATGTGCAACACTAACCGCATTGACTGCAGGGACAGGGTACACATTGGGAATGGGAGCCGGTACAGCAAGAACAAACTtttagagggagagagagggaacaaaTGTGACCATTTAATTCATGGTTTCTGTAGTGGAATATAAAAGCTAAAACATCTGAACTCAACTCACATACTGCTGTATTGTATCAATATTATATCATTTCATGCACTGTCTGCCTTAGCAGTAATATGAATTCAGCTCATTAAGCTTAAAATATAGAGTATTTTCTGTTCTGctaatgaagaaaatgtaagaCACTAACAATAGCAGAGCACCATCTTGTGGTTGCAGAAAACAATCAGTTTTTACCAAAGATACACCAGgcacacactgtactgtgttGTGGATCATACGGTCTCAGCATTGTTTTTACACGCACTTTGTTAGTGCGTTCACCATTATAACCTACAATTAATGCAAAGACATATTAAAAGGTTTAAACAAAATCTAAGAAATTTCTGCATTCATTTGGAACAGAATGTTggatttcattatgttttcgTTTTATCTGTTGAAATGAGCTAATCAAAAGCACAACCTGATTCACTGACCTGAGCAAGCTGCGGCTGCCCGATGACACCTGCCCCACCAGCAGCTACCACGGGTGGGTTCAGGCCTCCAATGGTCATTACAGGGATTGCTCTGTTTGCCAGTCCTCCATTCACACCTGCCATCAAGCCTCCATTCATAGTTGGCATCAGTCCTCCATTCACACCTGCCATCAAGCCTCCATTCATAGTTGGCATCAGTCCTCCATTCATACCTGCCATCAATCCTCCGTTCATACCCGGCATCAGCCCTCCGTTCAGAGCCGCCGCCAGCAACCTCGCTGTCTGTGGGAAGGGTGGTGAAAGAGAAGTTTTTTGTTAATGCTGATGTAATGTGCATTATTATTAGAAATAACTACGTATACATTTTCAATATGAATGTTTCTTACCTTGCCTGCATTGACCTGCAATAAGTAAAAAGACCAGAAGTTATATACACCACTTTGTATGTAAGAGATAGACTTacttacagacagacaaacagacaaacagatagatagatagatagatagatagatagatagatagatagatagatagatagatagatagatagatagatagatagagactGTACTCACATAGCAGACAGTTGCCACAAATGTTGTGAGGAGAAGAAGCTTCATTTTGAAAGCTGTGAACAAGGCcagaattaaaacatttcattgatgCATTTAATAAAAGCAGATACACAGATGATCTAAGATAAAGTAAGACTACATAATGACTACACCTGATAACATTATACGATCTCAGTAGCACAGTACACAccttgtattttcttttgccTTCCTTCAGATAGTATGTGCCGAGGTGGACTATAGTCGCTCTCAGAATATAGAGCACCTTTTATCGGTCCCAGAGATTATTATGAGCCAATTAGAGAGGAGAAGAGCGACTTGTTCGCAAACTGTATTTGTCACCTGTGTGTCATAGGAACTTTTTTTCAACTGTACtgtaaatttaaagaaatgtaaTACAGTGAGCTACTCATTTTTCAAAGACACTTCATCCCCATTCAACCATCGCACATTGTTCTCAAAGCAGCTGAGTGACCGCAAAAGATAACAGAGTGATTCAGAGTCTTGGGAAGGGTTTCTGGAGGTTTTTGGAAGCTACTGACTAAAAACCAGTGTGTGAAGCATCTAAATGTTGCGGGTTGTGGTCACAGGAAGCAAACAACTGACATCAgcatcaaatgaaaaatatgtgtgtgtgcttaaatttaattaaagtacGAGTACTTGTGAGGAGACAGTAGTGGCTTTGGGAAAAGAGTTGTGCAAGAATGataactttgtttgtttgtttgttttatatatagAAATGAAAATTTCATGTTTCTTACTTCTGTGTTAGAAACAACCTTAAATTACTTGCCTCATGCATATCTGGGTGCTTAAATGTAATGTGTGATGATTACTTACACCAGCCCTAAAGTAACTGCTCATATTGCACTAacaatatgaatatatatatatatatatatatatatatataaaatgtcagacCTTTTTTAATCAGCAAAGACTTCTCATCTTACTGATAAACAGGAACAGATACTTGTCATGTTTCATCAGTACATTTTCCCAAGATGTTCAGAGCCAATACATTCATTCCCCAGTGTGGTTGGCTGGGTATTTTGTCACATACTGAGGCTGTCTGGGaaaggatttctttttttttctgctgctgacttgGCAGCCCACAGCAGACCAGGTAAACACCCTCTGTGGAAGTCTGGTCTGTAGCTTTACACTAATTACACACTGTCATGCAGTTCAAATTAagtaacttctttttttttttttgtttgcagtttcattttgtcacgAACAGTATTTCCCAATGCACTTGTGTAAATAGaagtgtttttatgtgcatgatTCATGAATTTACAGACTGAATGTGCTTTAGTAACAAGAACATTGTCCCAGGAATTCTGTCATGATTTGAGTGATGTGTGAGGgatgtttttcatatttatagAGTCAAATCATCATGTTGCAAGTACTTACAAGCCGTGTACTTTAAATAGAAATTTGTGCGTATTTGTACCAGTCTCTTATACAAAAATAAGTGGAGCAACCCCACCCATGACACTGGCTGATGTTGTTTCACTCAGTGTTTTGCTCAGTGCATTTGACAGACATGTACTGGATTCCAGATGATGTGAAATCAAACATGTATTGCATTGATATGTTGGAATAAAGATTCCTTGAACTTTCAGTTGTTGTCTTAAtttattagttattagttaGGAGAGATACAGGATCAGGAATTAATCATGACACATTTGTGACGGCTGCATCGCCTCATTTTGCTTGTTTCTCCTCCGTTTCCATCCCAGAGcattcttcctcttcctcagctgcCATCACCTTCATCACCGGAGACTGTGTCCTCCTGAGGCGAGCTGCTACGGAACGCCGAAGCCTCAGTCTGCCAGCTGCCTGCCCTGCAGCGGTGCCCGGCTGTTGCTGGTTGTTCAGCCCGGCCAGCGACACCAGTTGCACTTGGCCGGGGGTCAACAGGGTACCCTGTGGGTCATTTCTCTGTGGCAGCACAGCGAACAGTGTGACAGGCCCACCCCTGGCACCCTGAGTCACCTGCCCTTGTGGATTCACATTGGCCCCGCCTGCTTGCCCCACAATGAATGCCCCAGCTTGTTGGAGAGCTCCAATGGGAATGAGCTGCTGCAGGGTAGTTTGACCTACGACTTGGTTCCCGACTGGCTGGAGAAAAACTGAGCCACCAAGTTGGACTAAGCGTGCCAGAAGTGGTTCCGTGTTTAATGGGACCCCATTCTGAGCCCCAGGGTTGGCATTGttgccagctgctgctccattATTATTCACTCCTGCTTTGGCAAGTGCCTCTGCACTCCCTGAAGAAACACCACCCTCCAC
This genomic window contains:
- the LOC124072944 gene encoding uncharacterized protein LOC124072944 isoform X2, with amino-acid sequence MQLLWITTLLLSAVAARRGDDDLLMTQIPEDGDEGSGGGSSHPVLDLPPCHPNKPGRRPSNGNPWGPMRGNGCRPERPGFPIRGKRQVPGVMPRGPRFGPSRPFGRPVGPPRGDGLPFSMNPSSVVFSPIFKVDNVTFSNVTSVTLTEGENVFMMSKSGGSGHHHHHHRHHHHAGGKHGPSGNMQYVKLIYNATRPNEVSVEYGVLNCTEAAFPKGSLSMKLWDIFGVDNNRE
- the LOC124072944 gene encoding uncharacterized protein LOC124072944 isoform X1 — translated: MQHSSSKAMQLLWITTLLLSAVAARRGDDDLLMTQIPEDGDEGSGGGSSHPVLDLPPCHPNKPGRRPSNGNPWGPMRGNGCRPERPGFPIRGKRQVPGVMPRGPRFGPSRPFGRPVGPPRGDGLPFSMNPSSVVFSPIFKVDNVTFSNVTSVTLTEGENVFMMSKSGGSGHHHHHHRHHHHAGGKHGPSGNMQYVKLIYNATRPNEVSVEYGVLNCTEAAFPKGSLSMKLWDIFGVDNNRE
- the odam gene encoding acidic proline-rich protein PRP25 isoform X1; translated protein: MKLQAALVLVCILRTSFALPVQIGILASNSNEILRLNGLTLAALGQTQASSILPQYVLQQQQPEVLLTPQVVNLNPQMTGPFNPQGPQIFLPTQGNQLTPVLVPNGQQEQLGPPQDPNVPNVPQQGPVQMFPQFQYPSFGFPQFPRQQGFPYFMPPYGYPQQRNTAVLQPNNGQQTLERTTQRPQLPLQQSSQPKVQTEKNWPLGTQKESTTVPPDPRGDASGPGIDEGHSNFPFLFEP
- the odam gene encoding gamma-gliadin isoform X2, translating into MKLQAALVLVCILRTSFALPVQIGILASNSNEILRLNGLTLAALGQTQASSILPQYVLQQQQPEVLLTPQVVNLNPQMTGPFNPQGPQIFLPTQGNQLTPVLVPNGQQEQLGPPQDPNVPNVPQQGPVQMFPQFQYPSFGFPQFPRQQGFPYFMPPYGYPQQRNTAVLQPNNGQQTLERTTQRPQLPLQSSQPKVQTEKNWPLGTQKESTTVPPDPRGDASGPGIDEGHSNFPFLFEP
- the scpp9 gene encoding secretory calcium-binding phosphoprotein 9 gives rise to the protein MKLLLLTTFVATVCYVNAGKTARLLAAALNGGLMPGMNGGLMAGMNGGLMPTMNGGLMAGVNGGLMPTMNGGLMAGVNGGLANRAIPVMTIGGLNPPVVAAGGAGVIGQPQLAQFVLAVPAPIPNVYPVPAVNALPYMGVPQTAPLTLPQQPQAGITGGGVQQQLPLQPDTLRRFRRQTMKQNNSFKSTVDTQIPAPTETMTTTSCDKEGRPEDN